Within Halorussus sp. MSC15.2, the genomic segment CGACGATGATGCCCTCGCAGGTCAGCGCCAGCAGCGACGACCGGTTGTAGGTCAACTGACCGCCCAGACGGCGGTCGACCGGCGTCGTCAGCAGACTCGCCACGACGGTCGGCACTCCGATGAAGAACACGCCCTGCCACGCGTCCTCCAGCACGAATCCCGCGTCGAACGCGCCGACGCCCGCGATGGCGGCGATGAGGAGCGCGAACGTCACGCTAGCGTACCACCGCGGCGCGCGGAAGATGTACCGCGAGAGGCTAGCGAGGTCGCCCTGCGTCGCTGTCATACTCGGGGGTTTCGTCGCGGAAGGATAAAAGGTACTACTCCGGGCCGACGGGTGACGGCCGTCCGGTGGTTCGACTGCGTTCGTCCGGCAGTGTCCGGCCGTTCGCGTTCCGGACTCAGTCGGCGGCGCTCGCGTTCGGGTCGAACGCCTCGTCCACCGCGAACTGCGTGACGTCGAGGTCCTCGACGCCACCGTCGAGGAACTCCGGAAGCGCCTCGGCCCACTCGCGGTAGTGGTCGGTCCGCTGGTGGGCGTCGAGCGCCGCCTCGTCCTCGTACTGCTCGAAGAATCGCACCACGTTCGGGTCGGAGAGGTCCGTCGTCGCCGCGTAGTCGATGACGCCGTCCTCGGCCCGCGTGCGTTCGGCGAGGTCTCGAACGCGTTCGAGCGCCTCCTCCCGTCGGTCAGGGTCGATAGGGACGCTGGCGTGAACGACTATCATTGCTATTCGTGTCGCGTACGGTCGGAAAAAGTTTTACGTCGGCCGCCGGAGGCGGCACGGTAATCGGGACCCGACGAGTTACTCGCAGACGGCGCGGAAGTTCTCGAACACTTCCTCGCCCTCCTCGGTGTGGGCCACCTCGGGGTGCCACTGGACGCCGTAGCGGTCCCGGTCGGCGTCGGCCATCGCTTCGACGCCGCACACGTCGCTGGTCGCGGTTCTGGTGAATCCGTCCGGGACTTCCTTGACCTCGTCGGCGTGACTGGCCCAGACGCGGGTCTCGGGCGCGAGCGACCCGACGAGCGGGTCGTCGTCGGACAGAATCTCGACCGTCACGTCGGCGTAGCCGCCGTACTCGCCCTCGCCGACCCGACCGTCCAGTTCGTCGGCGATTATCTGCATGCCGAGACAGATACCCAGAATCGGCACGTCGAGTTCGAGATAGTCGGCGCAGTTGCCGATGTCGTCGATGTCCGGACCGCCCGAGAGGACGAGTCCGTCGGCGTCGATTTCCTCCGGCGGTGTCGTGTTGTCGATGATTTCGGTCTCGACGCCCATGTCGCGCAGTGCTCGGTGTTCGAGGTGCGTGAACTGCCCGTGGTTGTCCACCACGACGATACGAGTCATTGACGAATCGTAGTTAACAGCCCTACTAAAGGAGTTCGAAGACGCGAAGTCTTCCGGCGGGTGCCGACCGATGCTCTCCAAACGGACAGATACGTTCTCAAATATACGCTCCGGGACCTTTATTCTACCAGTCAGTTATTCGGTTCCTAATTATTTAGCTGTCGGACCGGAATATATATAACTGTAATTTTTAAAGTAGGTCAGCAATGCACTCGAACTACTCCCGGCGGTCCTACCTCGCGCGAAGCGGCGTCGCTCTCGCCGGGGTCGGGTCGCTCTCCGGTTGCCTCGGAACGCTCCGGGGCGGCCGAGGAACGGTCACCTTCGGTTCCGTCCTGCCGACGTCGATGGACGGACTACTCGGAGAACTCGGGACGGCACACACCAAGGCAGTCGAACAGGCCGTCGCGGACGTTCGACAGGCGGGCGGACCGCTGGACAGCGATATCGAACTACGCACGCACGACAGCAAGGTGGACGGCGAGACGGCAGTGGGCGAGTGCGAGAAACTCGTCTCGGAGGGTGCCGTCGGCTTCGTCGGCGCGCTGGTGAGCGACGTGTCGCTCGTCCTCGCGGACTTCGTGAGCGAGAACGACATCGTGCAGGTGAGTCCGTCCAGTACGACGCCGACGCTGGCCGCTCGCGGCTACAACGACGACGTCAAGTTCGTGGGTCGGACCGCGCCCAACGACATCCAGCAGGCGTTCGTGATGGCGAAGGCGCTCAACGACGACAAACACGTCGGGGCCGACGACGTGGGGATTCTCTACCTCAACAACGCGTTCGGGAACAGTCTGGCCCAAGAGGTCGCCGCCGCGTTCGACGGACGAGTGACCGACCAAGTCACGTTCGAGGCCGGGAAGGACTCGTACGACGACACCATCGCGCAGGTCACCGGAGACGACCCGGACGCCATCGCGGTCGTGAGTTCGCCGGGGAGTACGAAGGGCGTCCTCCAACGGGGCGTCGAGAGCGGCTACGAGGGCGACTGGGTGCTGAGCGCGGGACTCATCCCGGACGCCCCGCCGCGATACTTCGAAGGGCTGTACGGGGCCACGATGGCGTCCCAGCGCTCGACCGGTGCCCAGAAGTTGGCCCAGAAACTCGGCGACATCGCACCGCTCCCGCCGTACACGCAGCACGCCTACGACGCGCTGTTCCTGCAGGCGCTCGCGGTCGAACGCGCGGGCGAGGCGACGCCAAAGGCGGTCGCGGAGAACCTCCGTGCGGTGTCGGGCGGCCGCGGCCACACGGTCACGGTCGGCGAGTTCGGCCGGGCGAAGCAACTGCTCGACGCCGGACGCGAAATCAACTACGAGGGCGCGTCGAGCAGCGTGGACCTGAACGAGGACCTCGAACCGCTCAACCCCTACGTCATCCAGCGGGTGCGAGGCGGGACGGTCAGGGAACTCGAACTCGTGAAGACGTCGTTCTTCGAGGGGGCCACCGATGAGTGAAAACGGAGTCCGCGACCGACTCGGGAGCGCAGTTAGCTGGTTGGAGCGACGCTTACCGAAGCGGATTCGCGGGAGCTACGCGGCCAAGTTCAACCTCGTGTTGCTCCTCGTGGTCGTTCTGGTCGGTTCCATCGGCGCGTTCATCCACTTCGACACCCAGCGCATCGTGGAGGACGACACCGAGGCCGAGATAACCGGTATCGCCCACGAGGAGGCCGACGCCGTGCGCAGTTGGGTGGAGAAGAAGAAATCGACGACCGGATTCATCGCGTCGTCGGTCGATTCCAGCGACGAGGAGGCCGTCGGAACCCTGCTGGAGCAACGACTCGTCCAACTCCCCGGCGACGTACAGTCGATTCACTACCTCGACCCGTCCAGCGGCACGGTCGTCGAGAGCACCGACGACCAGAAGGTGGGGAAGACCATCAGCGACGACCAGACCCCGTGGGCCGGGAATCTCAGTGACGTGTCGGACGGGACCGTCAGCGTGTCCGCGCCGTACGAGGGGAAGTCGGGACCGGTCGTGGCGTTCGTCACGCCCGTCGGCGACGCCCGCGCGCTCGTTCTCACCGCGTCGCTCCAGAAGCGGTCGCTCGGGTTCAACTCGCCCATCGCGACCGGGGACGTGAAAGTGGTCAACTCCGAGGGCACCATCGTCCTCGACAACCGCAACGCGAACCTGCTGGACCAGTACAGTGACGACGGGACGATGCCCGATGCGGTGGCGGCCGGGTTCGAGGGGAGTACCACCTTCCGAACCGTCTCGGCCCAGACCGGGATGGCCGAGGGCGAGTACGTGATGGCCACGACACCGGTCGTCGGGACCGACTGGGTCCTCACGTACCACGTCCCGAAGCAGCAGGCCTACGCGCTCCAGACGCAGGTGACGCGTAACATCGGCGGGCTATTGGTCGTGATGCTCGTGGGTCTGGGACTGGTTGCGGTCACTATCGGCCGCCGGACCGCCCAGTCGCTGGACATGCTCGCGGCGAAGGCCGACGCCATCGCGCACGGCGAACTCGACGTCGAACTCCCCGACACGACTCGCGACGACGAGATGGGGTCGCTGTTCGACTCGTTCGCGGCGATGCGGGCGTACCTGAACACGGTGGCCGACCAAGCGGGCGCGCTCGCCGACCAGAACTTCGACGACCCGGTCCTCGACGAGGACGTGCCGGGGACGTTCGGCGAGGCGCTCGACCGGATGGGCGACGACCTCGAAACGATGGTCACCGACATCGAACGCGCCCGCGACGAGGCCGAGGGCGCGAAGCAGGAGGCCGAAGCGCTCAGCGAGTCGCTGGTCCGGAAGGCCAACGAGTTCGGCGAGGTGATGGAGACGGCCGCCGACGGCGACCTCACCCAGCGGATGGACACCGACGGAGAGAGCGAGGCGATGGACCAGATAGCCGTGGAGTTCAACGAGATGATGGCCGAACTCGAGACCACCGTGGAGGACGTCCGCGACTTCGCCGAGAACGTCGCCAGCGCGAGCGAGGAGGTCACCGCCCGGACCGCGGACATCGAGGACACCAGCCAGCAGGTCAGCGAGGCTAGCCAACAGCTCTCCGAAGGGGCGCGCGAACAGCAGGAGAGCCTCGACACCACGTCGAGCGAGATAAGCACCCTCTCGGCGACCATCGAGGAGGTCGCCGCTTCGGCCAACGAGGTCACGGAGGCGGCCGAGAGCACCCAGTCGCTCGGCGAGGACGGCCGCGAGGCCGCCCGAGAGGCCATCGAGACGATGAACAGAATCGAGTCCGAGACCGAGGACACCGTCGAACAGATAGACGGTCTCCAGTCAGAGATGGAGCAAATAGGCGAGATAGTCGACCTCATCCGCGACATCGCCGACCAGACCAACCTGCTCGCGCTCAACGCCAACATCGAGGCGGCGGCCGCCGACGGGTCGAGCGACGGGTTCGAGGTCGTCGCCAATGAGATAAAGGCGCTCGCGCAGGAGTCCAAGGACGCCGTCGAGGACATCGAGGACCAGATAGCGGAAATTCGAGGTGAGACCGACGAGACGGTCGCCGACATCCGGGAGACTCAGAGTCAGGTCTCCTCGGGCGTCGAGACTGTCAACGAGGCCCAGCAGTCGCTCGAATCCATCGTCGAGAACGTCGAGGAGACCGCGGTCGGCATCCAGCAGATAAACTCCGCCACCGACGAGCAGGCCGCCTCGACCGAGGAAGTGGTGAGCATGATGGACGAAGTGACTCGC encodes:
- a CDS encoding ABC transporter substrate-binding protein, with the translated sequence MHSNYSRRSYLARSGVALAGVGSLSGCLGTLRGGRGTVTFGSVLPTSMDGLLGELGTAHTKAVEQAVADVRQAGGPLDSDIELRTHDSKVDGETAVGECEKLVSEGAVGFVGALVSDVSLVLADFVSENDIVQVSPSSTTPTLAARGYNDDVKFVGRTAPNDIQQAFVMAKALNDDKHVGADDVGILYLNNAFGNSLAQEVAAAFDGRVTDQVTFEAGKDSYDDTIAQVTGDDPDAIAVVSSPGSTKGVLQRGVESGYEGDWVLSAGLIPDAPPRYFEGLYGATMASQRSTGAQKLAQKLGDIAPLPPYTQHAYDALFLQALAVERAGEATPKAVAENLRAVSGGRGHTVTVGEFGRAKQLLDAGREINYEGASSSVDLNEDLEPLNPYVIQRVRGGTVRELELVKTSFFEGATDE
- a CDS encoding methyl-accepting chemotaxis protein; translation: MSENGVRDRLGSAVSWLERRLPKRIRGSYAAKFNLVLLLVVVLVGSIGAFIHFDTQRIVEDDTEAEITGIAHEEADAVRSWVEKKKSTTGFIASSVDSSDEEAVGTLLEQRLVQLPGDVQSIHYLDPSSGTVVESTDDQKVGKTISDDQTPWAGNLSDVSDGTVSVSAPYEGKSGPVVAFVTPVGDARALVLTASLQKRSLGFNSPIATGDVKVVNSEGTIVLDNRNANLLDQYSDDGTMPDAVAAGFEGSTTFRTVSAQTGMAEGEYVMATTPVVGTDWVLTYHVPKQQAYALQTQVTRNIGGLLVVMLVGLGLVAVTIGRRTAQSLDMLAAKADAIAHGELDVELPDTTRDDEMGSLFDSFAAMRAYLNTVADQAGALADQNFDDPVLDEDVPGTFGEALDRMGDDLETMVTDIERARDEAEGAKQEAEALSESLVRKANEFGEVMETAADGDLTQRMDTDGESEAMDQIAVEFNEMMAELETTVEDVRDFAENVASASEEVTARTADIEDTSQQVSEASQQLSEGAREQQESLDTTSSEISTLSATIEEVAASANEVTEAAESTQSLGEDGREAAREAIETMNRIESETEDTVEQIDGLQSEMEQIGEIVDLIRDIADQTNLLALNANIEAAAADGSSDGFEVVANEIKALAQESKDAVEDIEDQIAEIRGETDETVADIRETQSQVSSGVETVNEAQQSLESIVENVEETAVGIQQINSATDEQAASTEEVVSMMDEVTRLSEQSADEAEEVAMATEEQSAAVSEVTESADHLARQADELMEMLEDFRVDRDADELGERDAATVSRTE
- a CDS encoding GMP synthase subunit A, which gives rise to MTRIVVVDNHGQFTHLEHRALRDMGVETEIIDNTTPPEEIDADGLVLSGGPDIDDIGNCADYLELDVPILGICLGMQIIADELDGRVGEGEYGGYADVTVEILSDDDPLVGSLAPETRVWASHADEVKEVPDGFTRTATSDVCGVEAMADADRDRYGVQWHPEVAHTEEGEEVFENFRAVCE
- a CDS encoding putative quinol monooxygenase; its protein translation is MIVVHASVPIDPDRREEALERVRDLAERTRAEDGVIDYAATTDLSDPNVVRFFEQYEDEAALDAHQRTDHYREWAEALPEFLDGGVEDLDVTQFAVDEAFDPNASAAD